DNA from Pomacea canaliculata isolate SZHN2017 linkage group LG9, ASM307304v1, whole genome shotgun sequence:
GACCAGGCGAGCTGATAATAGTAATAACGACAGATTGAATCCCTAGATGTCAAGCTATGACATTTATTAtatgataattttattgtaaGATCTGTAAATGATTAAGACAagtgcaaattattttaaagtgacGCTGACGTCGACTTTCTTAAGATTTTCAGCACGCAGCACCATGGCAGGAAAAGACCTTCCATCTAAGCATTTATTGTAAATCGCACATCGCCATTTACAACAGCTGTAATGCTATGTTGCCATTTTCCTCATCTAACTAATAGCCTACTAAAGCGTTTGAGTCTCGTTTTGGCACAGAACTAGAGTTAATACCTCGTTACTTCtttttagcctttttttttatcagcatgaAATGTGTATCCGCTAACAGTATATAGAATTGCCGCTTTTGAATGCAGCATTCTTTCCCTTGAACAATTTGTATAGAGAAAATAACTATATTAAAAATTCCCGTAATAACCGCTCTAGAATATCAGCAAACCTTCTTGCCCTTCAGTACACCACGCCACACAAAGCAATATACCTGCATGCCATAGCCATTTAAATGATACACATAACATGCTGTATGAAAACTTTATACTTCTGAGCGCCAAGCTCTTTTTGATCGCAGTAAGATTTTGGGCTTGTAAATATTCTCGAAATATgctattttttctattttagtaattatattttgtgtgtgtattttgatCGTGAATGTTTATTACATAATCTCAGTACTATTCTTGATAGGTAATTAAGTTATTTAAGTATTGACTTGCCTcgaataatgtttttaaaatgatcggatatttaataaataatttcttgtaACCTTCTTACGTGGGCAGTTTGAAGTAGATTTAATGTTACCTTTTTTCTGAAGACCATTTCACCGCTCGTTTGCTTGAACTTTATTTATGTGTTCTTTGCGTTTTCAGGAAATATACGACGCGGACAGCCTTCCGCCATCACTATCAAAATTGAGGAGCATCAGTATGGGAATAGGTAGGATGACTGGCCCAGGCTCCTACCACCATAGTGTCGAGTCCATCGCTTCAAATGACCCAGATAGTGGAGATGCGTATACGCCCGAGATACCAGTGGAAGAGTGCGACAAGTTTCGCCACTTGTTGGAGTATCGCTGCCCTCCAGCTCATTCCAGCCTCCAGGATTCTGGACTACGCCGAAAAGATTCCGAGAGCAGCCTTGAGCGCGAATTAGCCCAACTGAACAGAGAAATGGAAGCAATACAAGTGGAGTGTCAAGAAATCGTTGAAGCCCACCTTAAAGAGCAACAACGACTCGTCCACCAGAATGTAGTGTGCAAGGATGGACATAGTGGCGCACTCAAACAGGAAGACACACAGCGTAGTCCCCGCGTTGTTCCACGAATGGGCACGCGGTTAGACTGCATTAAACATATGCAGGCGCTCGAACAGTTTGATTTATGGGCCCAGCAGCGACGGTTGGCTTTAGCCACTATCTCGCCTGTTCATAATCTACCTGTTACTGTCCCCAGTACCGTTCCCTCCAACAGCCGCGTAGAACGCGATAAAGATGCATCGACAACGAGTGCATACAATACGGGAGAGAGCTGCCGCAGTACACCCCTAACCTTAGAGCTTAGCGTAGCAAGCGATGAGAGCGAGAGAGGCTTCAAGAACTCTATGCTGTGTCTGACGCCCACCCCTGTGCTTGCATCATCTTCGGACacggaaaaacaaacacagacccCAACTGGAAAGTCACGGAGTGGCGGAGTCAGAAGTAGGGAAGTAACTAGTGAAGATGCAGGTAGGGATTTGCAAGTAGGAGGTCAGAGCTTAGTGGAGAATTTACGTGCGGGTTTGTCGTCGCAGGCTCGCATGGGCGAATCGCTGCAGGACCTATATATGCGTTCGGCTGATATCATGTACACTAACCATGCAAACTTGCAACATACCATCGCTGTTCAACAAAAACTGTTTCAGCAGCAGCTAGAACAGCAAAAACGCTTAAGATTAGGAAAATATTCACCATCTTCATTTCCTTCCAGTCCCCAACTCCAACCCTGTGCAAATGTTTTGACAGAGGATGGCAAGCAACAAACTCCGAACACTGCAGCCTCTGAGAGCGGGGGACAGATGGAGTGGGTGGTCAAACGCAGGCCAGATGGAACGCGATACATTACAAGGCGACCCGTTCGAAGCAAAATATTGAAAGAGCGTGCAAAGAAGATAATGGAAGAACGCAGTGGCATGACGACTGACGACGATGCCATGAGCGAGTTGAAGACCGGCCGCTACTGGTCTAAAGAAGAACGAAAGCGGCATTTGGAAAAGGCAAAAGA
Protein-coding regions in this window:
- the LOC112571788 gene encoding E3 ubiquitin-protein ligase PDZRN3-B-like isoform X2; this translates as MVSIATQTEEEFYCYNRPPTPPQGFYPLHISGLYQPSSRRPVAFSPSAEMGLTDIEMAHNLDLDDCLFDDRQYEMVYEEVVLQRTTSNEKLGLTLCYGSLEDEVTDIFISEVDPSSVAGRDGRIKEGDQILQINGIDVHSRSEAISLFASQDPDIMLLVARPQLQMDDGFMEESNVVLEDLHMDLLEKHHRDNMQFMASMLARTHFDEEGGTTDTATTENSSHKHEKDSGVGRTDESTRNDESSEQEIYDADSLPPSLSKLRSISMGIGRMTGPGSYHHSVESIASNDPDSGDAYTPEIPVEECDKFRHLLEYRCPPAHSSLQDSGLRRKDSESSLERELAQLNREMEAIQVECQEIVEAHLKEQQRLVHQNVVCKDGHSGALKQEDTQRSPRVVPRMGTRLDCIKHMQALEQFDLWAQQRRLALATISPVHNLPVTVPSTVPSNSRVERDKDASTTSAYNTGESCRSTPLTLELSVASDESERGFKNSMLCLTPTPVLASSSDTEKQTQTPTGKSRSGGVRSREVTSEDAGRDLQVGGQSLVENLRAGLSSQARMGESLQDLYMRSADIMYTNHANLQHTIAVQQKLFQQQLEQQKRLRLGKYSPSSFPSSPQLQPCANVLTEDGKQQTPNTAASESGGQMEWVVKRRPDGTRYITRRPVRSKILKERAKKIMEERSGMTTDDDAMSELKTGRYWSKEERKRHLEKAKDYKRRKEVMMKARMETLKETEEKKEMNIVELSHRKMNKHKGKKVLDNFVTMQEMLAHGSRVPEGKTYNPLLSVTTV
- the LOC112571788 gene encoding E3 ubiquitin-protein ligase PDZRN3-B-like isoform X1; translation: MDFIILKVNGQDLSQSSHDEAVEAFRTATEPIIVEVLRRVSSGSNRGSGKSQHFRNRFPNMVSIATQTEEEFYCYNRPPTPPQGFYPLHISGLYQPSSRRPVAFSPSAEMGLTDIEMAHNLDLDDCLFDDRQYEMVYEEVVLQRTTSNEKLGLTLCYGSLEDEVTDIFISEVDPSSVAGRDGRIKEGDQILQINGIDVHSRSEAISLFASQDPDIMLLVARPQLQMDDGFMEESNVVLEDLHMDLLEKHHRDNMQFMASMLARTHFDEEGGTTDTATTENSSHKHEKDSGVGRTDESTRNDESSEQEIYDADSLPPSLSKLRSISMGIGRMTGPGSYHHSVESIASNDPDSGDAYTPEIPVEECDKFRHLLEYRCPPAHSSLQDSGLRRKDSESSLERELAQLNREMEAIQVECQEIVEAHLKEQQRLVHQNVVCKDGHSGALKQEDTQRSPRVVPRMGTRLDCIKHMQALEQFDLWAQQRRLALATISPVHNLPVTVPSTVPSNSRVERDKDASTTSAYNTGESCRSTPLTLELSVASDESERGFKNSMLCLTPTPVLASSSDTEKQTQTPTGKSRSGGVRSREVTSEDAGRDLQVGGQSLVENLRAGLSSQARMGESLQDLYMRSADIMYTNHANLQHTIAVQQKLFQQQLEQQKRLRLGKYSPSSFPSSPQLQPCANVLTEDGKQQTPNTAASESGGQMEWVVKRRPDGTRYITRRPVRSKILKERAKKIMEERSGMTTDDDAMSELKTGRYWSKEERKRHLEKAKDYKRRKEVMMKARMETLKETEEKKEMNIVELSHRKMNKHKGKKVLDNFVTMQEMLAHGSRVPEGKTYNPLLSVTTV